The Burkholderiales bacterium sequence TCGTCGCGCGCCGCGAAGTAGGCGAGGCGGGTCTGCGCGATCTCCGAGAACCGTCCGCTCGGATACTCGCGCAGGTAGGCTAGCCAGTCCGCCGTTTCCTTCGACCCCTTCACCCGGTCCCACGCCTCCAGCTCGCGGCGCATCTGCGCCTCCAGCTCCGCCTCGGACAGCTTCCGCGCCTGCGGGAACAGGAACACGTCGCTCTCGAGCGAGGTCGACTCCCAGGGCACCTGCGCGCCCTTCGACGCGATGCGAACCGCGAGCCGCACGCGCTTCAGCGCATCCTCCAGCCGTGTCGCCGGCGCCCCCAGCTCGCGCACGAGGTGCTCCGCGTACAACCCCGACTGCCCTCCGCTCCCGATGGCATCCGCCGCCACGCTCCCCGGCGCCGTCGAGAACGCGAGCAGGCTCGAGGGCGGCGCGTCGAACTGCGACAGCCCCTTCTGCGATGGCCGGTACGCACCACCGAACGGGTTGTCGCGGCACGCATCGAGCACGATCACGAACGTCCTGCCCTTCGCCTGCGCGAGTCCGGTCAGCAGCGACGCCAGGTCCAGGCACTGCGCCGGCAGGTCCGCCGCCGTGTTCACCCGCGCGTCGACCGGCAGCAGGTAGTTGCGCCAGTCGAGCTGCGCACCGTGGCCCGCGTAGTAGAAGAACACCAGCTTCGCCTCGCTCCGCTGCGCCGACTCGGCGAAGCGTTTCGTCGCGTCGAAGAGCGTGACCCGGTCCGCGTTCGTGCGCAGGTCGACCCCGAAGCCGGCGCGCTCCAGCAGCCCCGCCATCGCCTTCGCGTCGTTGACCGCGTTGCCGAGCGGCGCCCCGGGATAGGCGTCGTTGCCGACGACCAGCGCGATCCGCGACGGATCCGCCGCCGCACCGGCCGGCAGCACGACCCCCGGCGCGAGCGCGAGCGCCGCGCCGAGTCGCAGGAACTCGCGACGCGAGGGATCGCGGCGGATCACGTGTCCGGCTCGGCCCATCCGCTCAAGCCTGCCGCCAGATCCGCTGTCGGCACGACACCATCTCGCGCCGTTCCGAATGCTGGGCGCGCATGCTGCGGCCGTCGTAGCGGATCGTGTCGGTGCGCAGCGAGTAGTTGACGCCCGGCACGAGCCAGTGGCGGATCGTGAGCCGGGAGCCGAAATTGTTGAAGCCCTCGCCGTCGATGCGGAAGGCCTCGACCTCGCCGAACGGCAGCTTGACGCGCTCGCGCGCGACGACGACGTAGTCGTAGTAGGAGTCCGAGCCCTCGACACCGCGCTGGAACCGGAAGCGCGTCGTCCAGCGCTTGCCAACCTGGACTTCGGCGGGAATCGCCTGCAGGCGCGGCTCGTAGGTCGCGCCGTCCCACGCGAGCGGGTTGCCCATGCTGTCGAGCACGATGAACCCGTTGTTGATCACGACGCGGTCCGCGTCGAGGTCGACGCTCGTGATGCGCCATTCGAGCCGCCGCGTCGGCCCCCCGTACACCGGGTCGGACTGCAGGTAGACGACCTCGTCGCCGACCGAGTAGCCGCGGTCGATCGCGTACGTCCCTGCCGAATTCGGGTTCGGCGACGGACGCATCAGCGCCGGGAAGTCGCCTCCCGGCGCGACGACGAGCTGCACCGGCGCCCTCGGTCCTGCATCCGCGGACGCAAGCGAGGTCACCGGCGGCGCGGCGGGCGCGGCCAGCGCCGGCGCCGCGGACGGCGCCGCATCCGCGGGCGACGCGAGTTGAGCCGGCACTGCTGCCGGCACCGCCGCCATCGGCGGGACAGGTGCGGCCGCCACCTGCACCGGCGCGCGCGCCTCCTCGTCGCGCGCCGCGAAGTACGCCAAGCGCGACTGCGCGATCTCGGCGAATCGCCCGCTCGGATACTCGCGCAGATACGCGATCCAGTCGTCCGCGCGCTTCGATCCCTTGACGCGGTTCCACGCCTCGAGTTCGCGCTCGAGCGCCTGCTCGATCTCCGCCTCGGTGAGCTTCTTCGCGGCCGGGAACAGGAACACGTCGCTCTCGAGCGAGGTCGACTCCCAGGGCACCTGCGCGCCCTTCGACGCGATGCGAACCGCGAGCCGCACGCGCTTCAGCGCATCCTCCAGCCGTATCGCCGGCGCCCCCAGCTCGCGCACGAGGTGCTCCGCGTACAACCCCGACTGCCCTCCGCTCCCGATGGCGTCCGCCGCCACGCTCCCCGGCGCGGTCGAAAACGCGAGCAGGCTCGAGGGCGGTGCGTCGAACTGCGACAGCCCCTTCTGCGCCGGCCGAAACGCCCCGCCGAACGGATTGTCGCGGCATGCGTCGAGCACGATCACGAACGTCCTGCCCTTCGCCCGCGCGAGTCCGGTCAGCAGCGACGCCAGGTCGAGGCACTGCGCGGGCAGGTCCGCCGCCGTGTTCACCTTCGCGTCGACCGGCAGCAGATAGTTGCGCCAGTCGAGCTGCGCGCCGTGGCCCGCGTAGTAGAAGAACACCAGCTTCGCCTCGCTCCGCTGCGCCGACTCGGCGAAGCGTTTCGTCGCGTCGAAGAGCGTGACCCGGTCCGCGTTCGTGCGCAGGTCGACCCCGAAGCCGGCGCGCTCCAGCAGCCCCGCCATCGCCTTCGCGTCGTTGACCGCGTTGCCGAGCGGCGCCCCGGGATAGGCGTCGTTGCCGACGACCAGCGCGATCCGCGACGGATCCGCCGCCGCACCGGCCGGCAGCACGACCCCCGGCGCGAGCGCGAGCGCCGCGCCGAGTCGCAGGAACTCGCGACGCGTCGGTCGGCGAAGGTTCATCGGCGCTCCCCCCGGGCCCCGCGTCAGCGTGCGTCCGCACGCTCCCTCAAGCTTCCCTGGTCGGGCCGCGCTGCCGCGACCGCCGCCCACCGGCGCCGCGCCTCGTCGCGCAGGTCATTCTGCTCGAGCCACAGCGCGTAGGCGACGCGCTCGGACACCGCGGCGTCCGCCGCCGGAGCGAGCGCCTTCGCCTGCGCCTGCAATTCCGCAGGCGCGACGCGGAACTCCGCCCGCGCGACCTGGACGACCTCCGACCCGACCCGCGCCTTGACCTGCAGCGCGTACGCCTGCCCGGGCACGAGCGGACGCGCCTCGGGCACCTTCACGCGGCGTTCCGGCGTCGTCGTCTCGAACACGGCCGCACCGGAGGCGTCGATCACCGCGACATCGTAGACGGTGCCGGTGCGGGAGTCCGTCCACGCGAGATCGGGATGCATCGACAGCACCTGCGGGTCCGGCGCGATCACGCGCAGCCCCAGGTTGCGCATCACGACCGCGCCCTGCACGAGGCCGGTCGGCTTGAGACGCATCGTCGCGGGCCCGGGCGCCGCGCGCGCGTGGACGGTCGCGCCCTGCGATGCGTGCGGCTGCTGCACATCCACCGACACGAATCCCGGGCCACGCAGCTCGTACTGCGCTCCGTTCGCGTAGTAGATCAACGCGACGCGGGCGCCGGCGGCCAGATCGACCTTCCGCCCGGCGTCGAGCTGCTGCAGCATCGCCACCGACGCGCCCGCGAGCGTCGCCGCGCCCTGCACGTCGGTCACGACGGCGACCGGCTGCGCGAGCGCGCTTCCCCAGGCGATCGCGTGCACCGTGATCGCGGCGCACGCGCGCCTGACGATGCGCGCGGTCTTCTTCAGCGCCATCCGACGACCTCCAGCGACGTGTGCCCCTTGATAGCGTGGACGCCGAGCGGCACCAGTCCCGGCCGCTCGCCGATGCGCATCGCGACGTCCTTCGTCATCACCAGCGGCACCCCGACCTCCTTGGTCAGCGACTCGAGGCGCGACGCGACGTTCACGCAATCGCCGATCGCCGTGTACGAATGCCGCGTCGCCGCGCCGACGTGCCCCACCGTGGCTTCGCCGCACGCGAGCCCGATGCCGATCGCGAGCGGTGCCCCGTCGGGGCCGCGTGCAGTGTCGCCGATCCGCCGGACACGCTCAAGCACCTCGATCGCCGCGTCGAACGCGGCGCCGCAGGGGTCGTCCATCCGCGCGGGGGCGCCGAAGAACGCGAGGACGCCGTCGCCCATGAACTTGTCGACCGTCCCGCCGCGACCGTGGATCGCGGCGGTCGCCTGCTCGGCGAGATCGTTCAAGAGCGCGAGCACGCGGTCCGGCGGTTCCCGCTCCGCGCGCGTCGTGAAACCGCGCACGTCCATCACCAGCACGCAGATGAACCGGCGAGCGCTCGCGAGCCCTTCGAGCCGGCCCGCCTCGATCTCGGCCATCACCTGCGGGCTCACGTAGCCCGCGAACACGCCGCGCAGGCGAACGCGCTCGCGCCACGCGACGGCAGCCTCGAACGCGAGCCTCGCTCCCGTTGCCAGCGCGAGCGTGACGATCGCCGGCGCGACGGGCAGGAGCAGGTCGCGCGAAAGCGCCCACAGGCCCGCGCCGAGCGCAGCCGCGCCGCCGGCGATGACCGTCGCTGCGGCGGTCCCCGGCCGCCGGCCGCCCAGCCACGCGAGTCCGGCGAGCGCGGCGAGAATCGTCGCGAGCCACGCTGGCAGCGACCCGACCGTGCGGCCCGCGAGCATCGTGCGCAGTGCTTGCGCGTGGACGAGCACGCCCGGCTCGGCGCCCTCGGCCTGCCTGCCTCGGACGAGAGGCACGGGAACATGCGTCCGGTCCGAGAATGGAAGGACCGATCCCACGAGCAGGATCCGGCCGCCGAGCGACTCCGCCAGCATGCGCTCGTCACCGCTGCCGGCCCACCCCAGCACGGTGCCGAGCGGAATCACGTCGAAACCGTCGCCGAGCGCGTAGTTGATCCGGCCCGCGACCGGCTGGACGCCGAGCATGCGCGCGATCTGCCCGACGAACGTGGGGACTGGTTCCTCCCGGTCGCCCAGCCGCTCGTCGAACGAGCGAACGACGCCGTCCGGATCGGCTCGCCATAGAGCGAATCCGGCGCCCTCCTGCCCTGCGGCGACCAGGAAGACCGGATGGACCGGGCGCGGACGCCCGCTTTCGTCGACCGTCAGCGCCAGCACGACGTCGCCGACCTGCCGCATGCGCAGGATGCCGTCGACCAGCGCCGCGTCGAGGTCCGGTGCGATCGCGGCGTAGCTGCGGTCGGGGAGCACGAGGTCGAGGCCGACGATTCGCGCGCGGGCGCGGGCCGCCATGGTGAGCAGCGCGCCGAGTTGGCGCTGCCAGAGCGTGATCGGCTCGGGGATTTGCGCTACGGTCGCCTCGTCGATGCCGAGGATCAGGATGCCGTCGTCGGGGACGGCGGCACCGCGCAGCAGCGCGAACCCGGCATCGGTCAGTCGACGCTCGAGCGGCGCGGCGAAATCGAGCGCGTAGATGGCCGCCCCTGCGATCATCGCGAGGACGAGACCGCTCAGCCGCTGAAGGATCGCGGGATCGGCGGTGTTCATGCAGGCGTCAGGACCCAGGCCGGCTACGCACCCGTCGGCGCCGGCCGTTCCGGACACGGATACGATTTCAGCGTCCGGTTCCGAGGCGGGCCACCGCCGGGCGACTCCAGCACCGGCGCCGCCCGGCTGCGCGGCGGGTTCAGCTATAATTTCACACTTTCGGAGAGATGGCCGAGTGGTCGAAGGCGCCTGACTCGAAATCAGGTATACGGCAACGTATCGGGGGTTCGAATCCCTCTCTCTCCGCCAAGCCAAAGGGCCTCGCAAGAGGCCCTTTCGCTTGGCGGACAGGAGGGTGAGAACCGGTTCGCACGATCGACGCGACCGCGGCGATCGCGCGACCGCTAACCCGCGCGCAACGCGCGCCGCGTTAAGCCAAGCGTGAGCGCGGCGGCGGTCGCTCATCCCTCTCTCTCCGCCAAGCCAAGGGGCCTCGCAAGAGGCCCTTTCGCTTGGTGGACAGGAGGGTGAGAACCGGTTCGCACGATCGACGCGACCGCGGCGATCGCGCAACCGCTAACCCGCGCGCAACGCGGTCAGGGTCGGGCGCTGATCTCGGCGAGCCGCAGCACGAACGCGGGCGCAGGTGCCCTCGTCGCGCGTTCCGTCCCGGCGGCGTTCGCCGAGGCTTCGAGCGAACCCAGCAGTCCCTCGAGTTGCAGGCGGTCCGCTTCGGACAGGCCCTCGACGAACTCGACGATCCAGGTCTCGTGCTCGTCGGTCATGGTGCGGACGCGTTCGCGCCCGCGAACCGTCAGCCGCACGACCGACGCACGGCGGTCGACCGAGTCGACCGAACGCTCGACGAGGCCGTCGACGACGAGTTGCGCGACGATCCCGGTGACGTTGCCGCCGGTGACTCTCATGCGGCGGGATATCTCGCCCATCCGCAAGCCGGCCGGCGCGCAGTCGAGCTGGGTCAGCAGGTCGAAGCGCGGCAGCGTCGTCGCGAATCGTTCGCGCAGCCGTTTGCGAACCGTACGCTCGATCGCCGTCGTGCACGCCACGAGCTGCACCCAGGTCCGCAGCGCTCCACGGCGCGCGTCCTCTTCGTGCGGCGCCGCGCTCTGCCTCCGTGCGTCCATCGAAGTCGCCATCCCGTCCTCCGTCTGCCTCGCTCGCGCCGCCCACGGCGGATGTGCACGCCCGCCCGGTTTCCGCCCGCGTTGCGGCGGATCGGGGTCGTTACCGCGGCCATCGCGGCGGCGACCCCGAAGGGACGTTACGCACGCGGCACGCGGGCGGAAGTCTTCGCGAGGTCCGCCACGGCCTCGATCAGCCGGGTCGCGAGCGGATCGGGCACCCGATGCTTGAGCGTAACCGCTCCGAACGGCACCGCAACGCGGGGCAGGTCCACGTTCAGGATCGCAAGCATGGACTTGAGGACGCTGTTCGCGTGATAATGGAAGGTTCCGAAGCAGAGGTAGTCGGCTTCGAGCACCATTCCGAGCGCCACCGGCGCGGACGCCGATTCGATCGCATGGCGCGGCATCGTGTAGCCGGCCTTGTGCAGCGTGCGTTGAATGTGGTCGTAGGACAGTGCCCCCCACTGCGGCGTCACCCAGTTCTCGTCGGCGAGTTCTGCGTACCCGACCTTCCGCAGGCCCGCGAATCGGTGCGACGACCGGGACAGGATGCAGATCGCATCCTCGAACAGCGTGTGGAAGGCGAGATCGGGGTCGGAGCGGATCGGCGCGAGGCGCGAGAAGTAGAGGTCGATCGTCCGCGCCCTGAGCATGTCGAGCAGCACCTCCTCGTCGGCTTCGCGGATCGTGACCGTGGCGTCACGGGCCGGGCCCAGCACCTGCGCCAGCGCCTTGGGCAGGATGCCCTGTGCCCAGCCGCCGCCGCCCGCGCCGACCCGCAACACCTGCCCCTCGCCGCGGGAAACGGCTTCCAGATCCTCGGCCGCGAGGCTCAGTTCGCCGAAGACCGCGCTGGCGCGGCGAACGAAGCTCGCCGCGTGCACCGTGGGAGTCACTCCCTGCGACGTGCGGTCGAACAGCGGAACGCCCAGCGTGCGCTCGAGGTCCGCGATCGCCGCGGTCACCGCAGGTTGCGTCAGGTGCAGGAAACGCGCGGCCTTGCGGAAGCTCCCGTGCTCCATGACGGTGAGGAACACGCGCATCTCCCGCAGCTTGACCTGCCGGCCCAGCCGCCCCCCCCCATTCGTTCGAGACCATCGGTCCCTCGGCCCGGTTTCGCGATAAGGAATTCTAATCGCGATGGCGAAAAGCGTGATCGATCGGCACTCGGTTTTCGGGTTTGGGGGCCTCGGGTTCGGAGTTCGGGCGGGGAGTCGATCCGCGGCGAGCGCGCCAAAAGCGAAAACGGGGCCTTCGCCCCGTTTTCAACCATTCCGTCCGGCCGGCGGGCGCTACTTCTTCGGCGCCGCCTTGGCGGGCGCAGGCGCGGGCGCGCCAGCCGGCATCTGCGGCGGCGCCACGGACTTGCCCTTCGCCTTCATGTCGGCGTAGTAGCGGGCCGCGACCCGGTCCTCGGTGCGCACGAGCAACTGCTTGTTCGCTTCGGCCGTCGCGGCGTCCTTGGCTTTCTTCTCCTCGGCCGCCGCCTTCTGCGCGTCGGTGAGCGGCGGGGGCGCCGGCAGCTTCGCCACCGCCACGCCGAAGCACGCGACCACCAGCGTCGCCCCGATCAGTGCCCGGATCGTCGTCATCGTCCCTCCTCCTCGTGTCCAGCCGGCGTCACGCCGTGCGGTGCTGCATCGCCGGGGCCGTCTCCGCGGCGGACGCCTTCCCGGACTTCACGTCGTGGTACCAGTACTCATGGTGCTCCTTCGCCCAGGTCTCGTCGACGTACCCGGTGCGCATGCCGTCGTAGGCGCCGGCGAGCCCGATCGTGCCGAGGTAGATGTGCCCGAGGCCGACCGCGATGAAGAGCGTCGCACCGACGAGATGGACGATGTTCGCCACCTGCATGGTCGCGCGCGTCTGGTTGAAGTTCGGGAAATCGAGAATCAAGCCGCTGACGCCGACCACGACGCCCAGCACGCCGACGCCGAGCCAGAACCACAGCTTCTCGCCCGCGTTGAACTTGTGCGAGGGCACGTGATCGCCGGAGAGGAAGCCGCCGAGCTTCGCGAGCCAGGCGCCGTCGCCCTTCTGCGGGAAGTTGTCGCGGAGGTAGGTGAAGAACATCAGGACCGTGCAGACGACGAACAGCGGCCCGACGAAGTTGTGCAGGTTCTTCGCGAGGATCGCGAGCCAGGAGAACAGCGTGTAGCCGATGAGCGGCAGCAGCAGGTTCTTGCCGAACAGGATCACGAGCCCGGACACCGCGAGGATCACGAAGCTCACCGCCATCGCCCAGTGGATGATCCGCTGGCCGGCGCCAAACCGCAGGATCGTGCGCCCGGTCGGCGCTCCGCGCAGCCGGATCGTGCCGCGGCGCCAGTAGAACGCGGCGATCACGAGCACGACGGCGACGAGCAGCCAGCCGCCCCAGACCGAGAGTTGGCCGTCGCGCAGCGCGCGCCAGGTCTGCCCGGACGGCATGATGAGCACGTCGGTCTCCCGCCCGCGGACGACCGTGGACTGCGGCATGCCGGAACGCACTTCGTTCCAGACCGGCTGGTTGTTGAGCGGCTGTTGCTGCTGCTGCAGCACCTGCGCCTTCGCCGCGTCGGCCTCCTGCGGATCGACGGCGGGAGACTGGGCGGCGGCGAGGGCGATCCACCCGCAAGCGCCTAGCGCGACGAGCGCGCGCGCGATCATGCGTCGCATCGGGGTTCCTCCGTCAGGTGCCGATCCGCTTGTACTCGTTCTGCGCCTGGGTGCGCGTGCGCGTTTCGTTCTCCCATTGCTGCTGGTTGCCGTTGAACGGCGCACTGGCATAGGGAGGGACGTCCGGCTTGCCCTGGTAGGTGCCCTGCTTGTAGCGCACCACCTGCGGCTGCTCGCCGCACGCCGCGAGCCCGAGGGCCGCGGCTGCGACGACGATGGTCCAGAGACGTGCGCTCACGACTTGCCTCCCTTCGCGGGGGCGGACTGCGGCGCTTGCCCCGGTTGACCATAGGCGGTGGCCCAGCCCCAGACCTCACCGCCGCGACCGCGCACCGTCACGCGCTGGCGGTAGATGTCGGCGATGACGTCGCCGTCGCCGCCGAGCAGCGCCTTGGTCGAGCACATTTCGGCGCACGCCGGGAGCTTGCCTTCCGCGAGGCGGTTGCGTCCGTACTTCTTGAACTCCTCCTCGCTGCCGTTCGCCTCGGGTCCGCCGGCGCAGAACGTGCACTTGTCCATCTTGCCGCGCACGCCGAACGCGCCGGCCTGCGGGAACTGCGGCGCGCCGAACGGGCAGGCGTAGAAGCAGTAGCCGCAGCCGATGCACAGATCCTTGTCGTGCAGCACCACGCCTTCCTCGGAGCGGTAGAAGCAGTCGACCGGGCACACCGCCATGCAGGGCGCGTCCGAACAGTGCATGCAGGCGACCGACATCGAGCGCTCGCCGGGCACGCCGTCGTTGATCGTGACGACGCGCCGCCGGTTCACGCCCCAAGGGATCTCGTGCTCCTGCTTGCACGCGGTGACGCAGCCGTTGCACTCGATGCAACGCTCCGCGTCGCAGAGGAATTTCATCCGGGCCATCTGGGTCTCCTCGTCGGTCCGCGCGGGTCAGGCCTTGGCGACCTGGCAGAGCGTCGTCTTGGTCTCCTGCATCATCGTCACCGCGTCGTACCCGTAGGTCGTGGCGGTGTTGACGGCCTCTCCGCGCACCACCGGGTGCGCGCCCTCCGGGTAGTACTCGAGCATGTCCTTGCCCATCCACCAGCCGGAGAAGTGGAACGGGACGAACGAGGTCCCGGGGCCCACGCGCTCGGTGACGAGCGCCTTGACCTTGAGCTGCGCGCCGGTGGGCGTCTTCACCCACACGTACTCGCCGTCGCGGATGCCGCGGTCGTTCGCGTCCTTCGGATTGATCTCGACGAAGTTCTCCTGCTGCAGTTCGGCGAGCCAGGGATTGCTGCGCGTCTCCTCGCCGCCGCCCTCGTACTCGACCAGCCGGCCCGACGTGAGGACGATCGGGAACTCCTTCGAGATGTCCTTGTTCTTCTCCTGCAGCGTCTTGAACAGCGTCGGCAGGCGCCAGAACACCTTCTTGTCGTCGTGCGTCGGGTACTTGGCGACGAGGTCGGGGCGCGGCGAGTAGATCGGCTCGCGGTGCTGCGGGATGCCGTCGGGGAAGTTCCAGACGATCGCCCGCGCCTTCGCGTTGCCCCAGGGATGTGCGCCGTGCTTCATCGCCACGCGCTGGATGCCGCCGGAGAGATCGGTCTTCCAGTTCTTGCCTTCGGCCGCCTTCTTCTCGGCGTCGGTCAGCTCGTCCCACCAGCCCAGCTTCTTCAGGAGCACGTGGTCGAACTCGGGATAGCCGAACGTCAGGTCGCCGTCCTTCGGGTAGCTGCCGTCCTCGGCCAGCAGACTCACGCCGTCGCGCTCGATGCCGAAGTTCGCGCGGAAGCAGCCTCCGCCGTTCATCATCGAGCGGGAGGTCATGTACAGGTTCGGGGAGCCCGGGTGCTTGATCTCCGCCGTCCCGTAGCAAGGCCACGGCAGGCCGAAGTAGTCGCCGTCGCAAGGCCCGCCCTTCGCGCGCAACGTCTTCACGTCGAAGGTGTTCATGTTCTTCATGTGGAGCTTCAGGCGCTCCGGGGACTGCCCGGTGTAGCCGATCGTCCAGGTCGCGCGGTTGATCTCGCGCAGCACCGACTCGATCTCCGGCTCCTCGAACTTGCGGTCGCCGTCCGGCTTCTCGAGCTTGTAGTTCTTGACGAACTCGGCGCCGTAGCCGAACTTCTTCGCGAACGCGTACATGATCGCGTGGTCGGTCTGCGACTCGAACAGCGGCGAGATGACGCGCTCGCGCCACTGCAGCGAGCGGTTCGACGCCGTGGCCGACCCCTTGGTCTCGAGTTGGGTCGCGGCCGGCAGCAGGTACACGCCGTCCTTGCGCACCATCGCCGCCATCGCGGCGGTCGCCGACGGATAGGGGTCGATGACGACGACGAGGTCGAGCTTCTTCATCGCCTCGACCATCTCCTTGCCGCGCGTCTGGCTGTTCGGCGCGTGGCCCCAGTAGACGATCGCGCGCAGGTTCGAGTCCTGGTCGATGTTCTCGTTCTTCTCGAGCACGCCGTCGATCCAGCGCGACACCGTCATGCCCGACTTCTCCATCATCGCCTGCGAGGCGAAGCGGCCCTTGATCCACTCGTAGTCGACGCCCCACACCGCGGCGTAGTGCTTCCACGCGCCCGCCGCGATCCCGTAGTAGCCGGGCAGCGAGTCCGGGTTCGGGCCGATGTCGGTCGCGCCCTGCACGTTGTCGTGGCCGCGGAAGATGTTCGCGCCGCCGCCGGACACGCCGATGTTGCCGAGCGCGAGCTGCACGATGCAGGACGCGCGCACCATCGCGTTGCCGATCGAGTGCTGCGTCTGGCCCATGCACCACACCAGCGTCGACGGCCGGTTCTTGGCCATCATCTCGGCGGCCTTGTAGACCTGCGCCTCGGGGACGCCGCAGGCCTCCTCGACCTTGTCGGGCGACCACTTCGCCAGCACGTCCTCGCGCACCTTGTCCATGCCGTAGACGCGGTCGTGGATGTACTGCTTGTCCTCCCAGCCGTTCTTGAAGATGTGGTAGAGGATGCCGAACAGGAACGGGATGTCGGTGCCCGACCGGATCCGGCAGTGCAGGTCCGCCTTCGCCGCGGTACGCGTGAAGCGCGGATCGGCGACGATCATCTTCGCGCCGTTCTCCTTCGCGTGCAGCATGTGCATCATCGAGACCGGATGCGCCTCCGCCGCGTTCGACCCGATATACAGAGCGCACTTGCTGTTCTGCATGTCGTTGTACGAATTGGTCATCGCGCCGTAGCCCCAGGTGTTCGCGACGCCCGAGACCGTGGTCGAGTGGCAGATGCGCGCCTGGTGGTCCATGTTGTTCGTGCCGAAGTACGACACGAACTTGCGCAGCAGGTAGGACTGCTCGTTGTTGTGCTTCGAGCTGCCGACCCAGAACGTCGCGTCCGGCCCGGAGTCCTTGCGGATCGCGAGGAGCTTGTCGCCGACCTCGTTGATCGCCTGGTCCCACGAGATCTTCTGCCACTTGCCGTCGACGAGCTTCATCGGGCTCTTCAGCCGGTACTCGCCGTGGCCGTGCTCGCGGATCGACGCGCCCTTGGCGCAGTGCGCGCCGAGGTTGAGCGGCGAATCGAACACCGGCTCCTGGCGCACCCAGACGCCGTTGGACGTGTACGCGTCGATCGCGCAACCGACCGAGCAGTGGGTGCAGACGGTGCGGTGGACCTCCATCTTCGACTCGTTCCCCGCCTTCTGCGCCTTCGCGGGCTGGATCGCGCCGTAGGGCAGCTGGGTCGCGAACGCACCCGCGCCGGCGACGAGCCCGGAGCGCTTGAGGAACGTGCGCCGGTCGATCGTCGGGGCGAAGGCACCGGAGGTCCGCTTGAGCCGCGGGGCGGCGGCGGGCGCGGTATCGGTCTTGCGCGAGAGCAGCATGGCGATCCTCCGGTCAGATGCGCGTCGAAGCGTAATAGCGCTTCACGTGCGCCGATTCGCGGTAGCCCGGTGAATCACCGGATTCCGGCGCGGCCTCCGCCACCGCGGTCGCGGCCCGGGCGGGCGAGGCCGCCGCCACCGCGCCGGCGCCGCCCGCCGACATCGCGAGCAGGAAACGACGACGCTTGAGGTCGGTCGAGGCC is a genomic window containing:
- a CDS encoding caspase family protein, which translates into the protein MGRAGHVIRRDPSRREFLRLGAALALAPGVVLPAGAAADPSRIALVVGNDAYPGAPLGNAVNDAKAMAGLLERAGFGVDLRTNADRVTLFDATKRFAESAQRSEAKLVFFYYAGHGAQLDWRNYLLPVDARVNTAADLPAQCLDLASLLTGLAQAKGRTFVIVLDACRDNPFGGAYRPSQKGLSQFDAPPSSLLAFSTAPGSVAADAIGSGGQSGLYAEHLVRELGAPATRLEDALKRVRLAVRIASKGAQVPWESTSLESDVFLFPQARKLSEAELEAQMRRELEAWDRVKGSKETADWLAYLREYPSGRFSEIAQTRLAYFAARDEAARAPVQVAAAPDTPAVEARAPEAAQLVVAPGSAFPLLMRPSDNPYSAGTFEIGRGYSVGDEVVYRQSDPVYGGEPRTLAWRITRVDADADRVEINDGVIVIDAMGNMVARDGELFEPRVQDVPAQVQIGWRWSSRFARQRGATRVDGYYDFMIAARERLDLPFGAAEAFRIEGEGFDSTGARRVLAIWIVPGVNYALRSDVTVHDGRSLRIRHAERREMVSCLQRIWRQV
- a CDS encoding adenylate/guanylate cyclase domain-containing protein; this translates as MNTADPAILQRLSGLVLAMIAGAAIYALDFAAPLERRLTDAGFALLRGAAVPDDGILILGIDEATVAQIPEPITLWQRQLGALLTMAARARARIVGLDLVLPDRSYAAIAPDLDAALVDGILRMRQVGDVVLALTVDESGRPRPVHPVFLVAAGQEGAGFALWRADPDGVVRSFDERLGDREEPVPTFVGQIARMLGVQPVAGRINYALGDGFDVIPLGTVLGWAGSGDERMLAESLGGRILLVGSVLPFSDRTHVPVPLVRGRQAEGAEPGVLVHAQALRTMLAGRTVGSLPAWLATILAALAGLAWLGGRRPGTAAATVIAGGAAALGAGLWALSRDLLLPVAPAIVTLALATGARLAFEAAVAWRERVRLRGVFAGYVSPQVMAEIEAGRLEGLASARRFICVLVMDVRGFTTRAEREPPDRVLALLNDLAEQATAAIHGRGGTVDKFMGDGVLAFFGAPARMDDPCGAAFDAAIEVLERVRRIGDTARGPDGAPLAIGIGLACGEATVGHVGAATRHSYTAIGDCVNVASRLESLTKEVGVPLVMTKDVAMRIGERPGLVPLGVHAIKGHTSLEVVGWR
- a CDS encoding LysR family transcriptional regulator — protein: MFLTVMEHGSFRKAARFLHLTQPAVTAAIADLERTLGVPLFDRTSQGVTPTVHAASFVRRASAVFGELSLAAEDLEAVSRGEGQVLRVGAGGGGWAQGILPKALAQVLGPARDATVTIREADEEVLLDMLRARTIDLYFSRLAPIRSDPDLAFHTLFEDAICILSRSSHRFAGLRKVGYAELADENWVTPQWGALSYDHIQRTLHKAGYTMPRHAIESASAPVALGMVLEADYLCFGTFHYHANSVLKSMLAILNVDLPRVAVPFGAVTLKHRVPDPLATRLIEAVADLAKTSARVPRA
- a CDS encoding MarR family transcriptional regulator, with the protein product MDARRQSAAPHEEDARRGALRTWVQLVACTTAIERTVRKRLRERFATTLPRFDLLTQLDCAPAGLRMGEISRRMRVTGGNVTGIVAQLVVDGLVERSVDSVDRRASVVRLTVRGRERVRTMTDEHETWIVEFVEGLSEADRLQLEGLLGSLEASANAAGTERATRAPAPAFVLRLAEISARP
- a CDS encoding formate dehydrogenase; the protein is MTTIRALIGATLVVACFGVAVAKLPAPPPLTDAQKAAAEEKKAKDAATAEANKQLLVRTEDRVAARYYADMKAKGKSVAPPQMPAGAPAPAPAKAAPKK
- a CDS encoding caspase family protein yields the protein MNLRRPTRREFLRLGAALALAPGVVLPAGAAADPSRIALVVGNDAYPGAPLGNAVNDAKAMAGLLERAGFGVDLRTNADRVTLFDATKRFAESAQRSEAKLVFFYYAGHGAQLDWRNYLLPVDAKVNTAADLPAQCLDLASLLTGLARAKGRTFVIVLDACRDNPFGGAFRPAQKGLSQFDAPPSSLLAFSTAPGSVAADAIGSGGQSGLYAEHLVRELGAPAIRLEDALKRVRLAVRIASKGAQVPWESTSLESDVFLFPAAKKLTEAEIEQALERELEAWNRVKGSKRADDWIAYLREYPSGRFAEIAQSRLAYFAARDEEARAPVQVAAAPVPPMAAVPAAVPAQLASPADAAPSAAPALAAPAAPPVTSLASADAGPRAPVQLVVAPGGDFPALMRPSPNPNSAGTYAIDRGYSVGDEVVYLQSDPVYGGPTRRLEWRITSVDLDADRVVINNGFIVLDSMGNPLAWDGATYEPRLQAIPAEVQVGKRWTTRFRFQRGVEGSDSYYDYVVVARERVKLPFGEVEAFRIDGEGFNNFGSRLTIRHWLVPGVNYSLRTDTIRYDGRSMRAQHSERREMVSCRQRIWRQA